One window of Artemia franciscana chromosome 16, ASM3288406v1, whole genome shotgun sequence genomic DNA carries:
- the LOC136037263 gene encoding eukaryotic translation initiation factor 1A, Y-chromosomal-like, giving the protein MPKNIGKGGKKGRRGKNKNEIEKRELVFKEDGQEYAQVTKMLGNCRLEATCFDGTKRLCHIRGKLRKKVWINTGDIILVGIRDFQDAKADVIQKYNPDEARNLKTYGELPESVKLTDNLFGGDGLDDEIEFGDDPGNESDADIDDV; this is encoded by the coding sequence ATGcctaaaaatattggaaaaggaGGAAAGAAGGGACGGAgaggaaagaataaaaatgaaattgaaaaaagagaatTGGTATTCAAGGAAGATGGGCAGGAATATGCCCAAGTTACCAAAATGCTCGGTAATTGTCGCCTTGAAGCAACTTGTTTTGATGGTACAAAAAGGCTTTGTCATATAAGAGGAAAACTTCGTAAAAAGGTATGGATTAACACAGGAGATATTATTCTTGTTGGCATTCGAGATTTCCAAGATGCAAAAGCAGATGTAATCCAGAAATATAATCCCGATGAAGCCAGAAACTTGAAAACCTATGGTGAACTTCCTGAGAGCGTCAAGCTCACAGACAATCTGTTTGGTGGCGATGGATTGGATGACGAAATCGAATTTGGTGACGACCCAGGAAATGAAAGTGATGCAGATATTGATGACGTATAA